GAACAGGAACAGCGCGCCGCCGTCGGCGACGAACTCGCGGACGGCCTCGAGTTCCGACTCCCAGAAGTCGTACTGCGGCGTCGTGATGACGAGGCCGTCGGCGTCCTCGAGACCGACGTGCCCGGTGCCGTCGCCGACGTACGCCTCGTCGACGGCGGTCGTCGTGAACACGAAGTCACTCCAGCCCGTCGCGTCGTCCTCGACCTGATCGGCGTTGAACCGGAACGCGAGATCGAGTTCCGCGGCGATTTCGTTCAGGTTGTCCGTCTCGTGGTGACCGCCGAACTCGGACTGGTCGTGGAGGAACACCGCGCCGCCGTCGTCAACGAAGTCGACGAGGGCCTCGAGTTCGTCGTCGGTGAACGCCCGCTCCGGCGTCGTGACGACCACCGCGTCCGTCTCGCCGTCGCCGAGCGTCTCGAGGAGGTCGTCGGTCGCCGACACGTCGTACCCCTCGTCTTCGGCCTCGGCGATGAAGTCCGTGAACTGCCCGGCGTCGTAGTACTGGTCGTGGCTCTCGTCCCAGACGACCGTCTCGCCGTCGATCAGGTCGTCCCAGAGCGCGAGGACGAACGCGTCGTTCTCGCCGTGGGAGTTGTCGTCGTCGACCAGTGGGGCGCCGAGGCCGACGACGCTGCCGTCGCGCGAAACGAGCGGAATCCGCTCGTCCTCGCCGTACAGGTACGCGCCGTCGTCGTTCTCGTCGACGTTCGTCGCCGTCTCCTCGGCCCAGACGAGGACGTGCCCGTCGTCGGTGAGCGGGCCGCCGTCGGCGTTGATCTGGGAGGCCGTCGAGTAGAACTCGAGGCCGTCGTAGCCGTCGTCGAACGACTCGAGGGCCGCGAGTTCGTAGCCGTGGGCCTCCGCGTAGTTCTGGAAGGTTCGGTGCCGGGAGAGGTCCCAGTGCTGGTTCTGCGCCTCGCTCCAGAGGACGGTGCTGTCGGGACCCATTAGCTCGTCCCAGACGTTGAGCAGGAACTGCTCGTTTCCGTGGGCGAACCCCCCGCGCTCGTCGCTGACGAACCCCGCCGAACCGACGCCGACCACGTTTTCGTCCCGACTGATCAGCGGAATGCGGTCGTCCTCGTAGAAAACGACGTCGTCCTCGTCGGTCGAGTCGTCCGCGATCATCACGTAGGCGTCCGCCGACGCCCACGCGATGACGTGCTCGTCGTCGGTGAGCGGACCGCCGTCGGCGTCGATCTGAGAGGCCGTCGAGTAAAACGAGAGCGCCTCGAGCGCCGCCTCGTCCGCTTCGGAATCCGCCGCCGAAACGCCCGGAACGCCGGTCGCCAGCCCGCCTGCGGCGACGCCGAGCGCCGACAGAACCGATCGTCGTCGAACCAGGTACTCCCCAGTGGTGGTATCGCCTGCCATGCACTCCAGTTCGGAGTCTCGAATAAAAATCTTGGTAATAGAACTCGTCCGAACTATATAACTGGACAGATACGTAGAGTATTGTCCAGCGAACCAGCGAGCGCGGACAGTACAGGTCACACAAGCGGCGGAGTGGCGGTCGATGTCACCGAGAGCGCGTCGAGACCTCACCGTTCCAGTTCGCCCGATCGAACACCGGCGAGAAACGCCCTCGAGGCCCGAAACAGGACGGCGAGCGCCGCGAGGGCGACGAGCGCACCGAGTGCGATCCGTGTCGGTTGCGATTCAGCGTGTGCGACCGTGATTCCAGCCCAGGCGGCGCCGACGAGCACGCCGGCCGCAGCCACCGCGAACACCAGATACCGCACGAGTGCGATCCGCGGTGACCCGCGCCCGAGCGCGTCGATCCCGCCCAACTGGAGTGCAGCGGCTTCGACGGCCAGTTGCAACCCGAGGACGAGCGAGACTGCGAGGACGAGGATCGAACCGGGGACGGTCGCCAGGGCCTCCAGACCGAGGGTTTCGGCCGCGGCGCCGAGAACCGCAGCGAGAACCGTCGCGACCGGAAAGCCGATCAGGATCACGGCACCGAGGTACGTCGCGGTGGCGGTCACCATGGATCGGCTCGAGACGGACACGTGCGACGGTTCGACCGGCAACCAAATATTCGTTCCGCGATGGGCGGCCCCTCGGCCGGACGTCGCCGGCGCTCCGGTTACGGCCGGACCGCAGACCGCCACGATCTCGACCGAGCCATCGTGAGGGATGACCGTGAACCGGAGTAAGCGAGCGAACCACTTCGGTACGTGCGAGAAGGAATGGCGAAGAAGCGGCGGTTCTTCCTCGAGCGGGCGAGCTGGCACGATGCCCGCTTTGGGAACGGAACGCCGGTCGAAATCAAGAGCACGATGCTCGAGCACTCGAACGGCCAGCCGGGAATTTCGAGGTGTACAAGGCGTATCACGACCGTCTCCGCCGGGCGAACGGCTGGTACTGTTTCGTCGTTTATCGACCACACGGCCGCTCCGGGTGTACGGTTCTGAAAGACCGGATGTGCAAGGCCTCGAGTCTCCCGCTGCTCCGTTGGCATGGGGGCGGCGACCACCGAGACACTGAGCAGGCGAAAATAGCGATTTCGACGTATTCTAGGCGGTTATGGTTCCTCGGTTCTCCGCGTCCAGCGCCTGATTGCCCAGTTCCGTATGAAAAACAGTACCACTGCCGCAACGAGTACAAACAGCATCGCAGCAATCCCGACCATCGTTGTCTGTGGTTTTCCTCCACTCCTAATAAAATCAGACAACCAGCTGCCAAGTCCACCAAGCTTATGATATTGTGTTATAACCTTCAGTAAATGAATTCCCGTCACATCGCAGGTATCGCGATCGGAGTGCTCGCACTGCTTTGCGTTGGTCTCGTTCTTTCGGTTGTATATCCCTTCTCAACGATGGAATCTCAATCAACAAATCCAGCAGAGGATCGGTTTTCCGGGATAGACTCGGATGAGTACAGTATTACTGCGAGCTACGACGGCGAGGGCGGAACTAACATCGAACTCAGGGATGTCAAATCCGCTGATGGTGAGCGATACCATCTGCTCGGAACGGATTCGAACACCTATGAAGAGTACCAGGAACACGAGGGTGCCCCGGTCTATCAGCGTTTCCTCTCCCCTGATCGAACGTACATTGACCACGTAGTCGACCGGGCGAACGACGATGAGAGTCTGCAAATCCTCGAGGAAAAACAGAGCGATGAGACAATTACCTTGATTTTGAAAGAGGAGAGGTCCGGCGTTTACGAGAATAGCGCCACATCGGAGTCGTCAGTATTCATCCGAAGCTTCTTTGTCGCAAGTTATGCTCAGGTTGAGCAGACGGACGAAACTAATACGTACAGACCAGAAAACGGTTGGTACGGCACGTATCGAATTACGAACTCATCCGGTGAAGTGCATGCTGAACCCGATACCAATGTGGTTAGATCCGCAAACGTCTCGTTTGACCTCACGCAATCTGCCGAGTCATATGCAGAGTACCTGGTAGCGACAGTTGTCTCAGATGAGACGGTAACGATCGAGATCATGTACGATGCGGAGACCGAAAATGTCGAAGTCGAAATCCCAGAATGGGCTGAAGAAGCACGTAGCGACCAATAGTCGTTGATTTGATCAGGGCAGCTGAAACGTCTCGTAGTTGTCTCACCCGCCCCACTGCATCAGCACTGACGGGAGCACTTCGGCCTCGAGCGCCAGATGCCCCCATGTCCTGCGGAGATCGTGTGGCCCAACGTACAGCCACCGGTCATCGGTATCGTCCTCAGCGAGTTCCGCAGCTGCACTCCCGACCCACCGTCGAACCGTCCGCGGTGTGCCCTCGAGGACGCGATCGTCGGGCTCGAGTCCCTGCGAGAGAACGCGAACCATTCCGGCGAGCGCCGTGGGCATGGGCGTCTGGCGTTCCTTCTCGCCCGGCATCCGCAGGAACCACTGGCCGGTTTCGTCGCCCTGGTAGACGTCTCGAGGGCGGACGTCGGTCGCTTCGCGAACGCGGCAGCCACAGCGAGCCACGAACGCCAGCGCGACCTGTTTCGTCGGTTCGTCGTCGTACACCGCCAGGAGTCGATCGCGTTCCGTTTCGGTCAGTCGAACTCGTCGACCGTCGGCGGTGTCGTCCGTCCCGAGTTGCACGTTCTGGTTTCGCCACAGACCGGACGTAAAAGGGTCCCGCACGAGCCGATCAGTGGGGATTCGGCGCCGAACGGTGCAGGTTTTGTCCGAGAACCATCGATTCTCAGACAGCAGCCCCTCCCATCTTGAACAGTCATGCCTCTTCGATTATCTCTGAACAGACCGGTATAGAACGTGTGAACTGACTAGAAGTCTAATTCACCCAGTTAATCAAAACTCGATCCCGAATGAAATGTTGGTGGGTATAAGAGGACAGCGAGTGTACACTGCACTCAAACATGAAAGACGTTCATGATAGGTTATACGCTGTCCTATCGAACGCACATCGGCGGCACCTGTTATTTACGTTACTGGAGAACAACCCCCATACAGAGGTACCGAGTGACCTCGACGCACCACCTGACGCTGCCCTCGCTGATGACATGAGCCGTATCAAATATCACCACATTCATCTACCCAAATTAGCCGACAATGGATTTATCGAGTGGAGTCCCGGTACGGACCGCGTCGAACGGGGGCCGCGATTCGACGAAATCAAACCTGCCTTGGAACTGCTGGCTGCACATCACGAGGAACTCCAAAACAGCGAAGTACTCAAAAAGTAATCCTCACTGTCTCACATATCGACGGTGGGAACAGTTCCCTGATCGTTTCAACTCCTGACGGTGCTGGTTAGTCCCCCTCGGATATCGTGGGGTCATCACCTGTCTCCAAGCCCGTCGCCATCAGCCGCCGGGCAATGACGACCAAGCCATTGGTGAAGCCCCTGCCGAACACTGCTCTCTCAGTTTCAGCCGCCTCCGAGGCAGCCTCGTGTACCGAACTGACCAGAATCGTGTTGCGGTCGATCAGGAGCAGCCGGCTGATCGTCGTGTTGTCTGTGCTATCAGTCGGCGTACTGCTCAGCCACTCCAGTTCGGAGACGAATACGTTAGCGTCGGGGAGCGCCTGCTGAACGGCATCATGGAGGCGTTCAGAGACGGCCCCGACGACGACCGTGATGCCCGTCTCCTGGGCCGCTTGGAGGTGCGTGAACAACTCCTCTGTGAGAACCTCTTCACGGCCCACGACGAACACGATCTCCTCTCCAGCCCCATCGATGAGTTGCTGGGTGCGAGTTGCGATCGCCATATGCCCCGTCAGCGCCCAGACCTCGTGTGACACTTCCTCGTCGTCGTCTGCTGGTGCTGGGTCAATCCCTTTGACTGCCTCGACGAGTGTCTCCATCCGTGATTCGTACTCTTGACGCAGTGTCTCGGCCCCCTCATCGATCGGGACGGCCCGAAACTGCTGGGGGTTCGAGTGCTGGATCTCCACGAGTCCTTTCGTTTCCAGCACACGAACCGCATCGTACACACGCGTTCGAGGAACCTCAGAGGTTTCGCTGATCTCTTTGGCCGTTCCCTTCGGCATCCGCGATAAGGCGACGAAGCACTTCGCCTCGTATTCTTTCAGGCCCAGTTGCTGCAGCAATTCGACCGCTCGTTGGTGATTAGATAATTCGTTCATGGGTCCCAACCATGGTACCAGCGTGATCGGTACTCTCTCCGGTGTTGTTTCGGCACGCACAAGAGCGTTCTTGTGAAGCCGATCGATCTCGACTGCGTTCCATACTGACTTCGAGTCGCTCAGTACCTATGAATCCTATTTGAATGCCAGCGATTAGTTTGCACTTACAGCAGAGATAGTGGTAACCAATCCTGGAAAGTCGAATTTATTGGTGTGGAAATCGGAAAATTGGTGGGTATGAGTGCGGATATAACACCTAGCTACTCACCGGTGGCGTCTGTGGTTCCCTCGTCCAACTCGGTAAACTGGAAGTGATTGAACGGTTGCATCTGTCGTCGTTTCATAAGTTCGGAGCTCTCGATTTCGAGCCCCAGCTCGTGGATCGCATCTGAAATACGGGAAATATCGGTCGTACCCGTTGCGACGATCTCGATGTGGACGTTTCGCCGTCCGGTCATCATTTCGCGGACATCAACCACGCCCTGGACGTTCATGACTTCGTTTGTTAACTCCCCCCGTCTGGTTGCCGGGGCGGTACAGACGAAGACCACGCGTAAGGGGAGATTCGCCGCCTCGTAATCGATTTCTGGGTGATACCCCCGGATGACGCCATCAGATTCGAGCTGGTCGATTCGATTGCGAACGGTGCTGGGTGAGACGCCGATCGTCTTACTGATCTCCTGCGCGGTCGTGTTGCGAGCTTCCCGTTGTAGCATGTATAGGATGCCTTTGTCGATTTCGTCCAGTTCTCGGCCCATAGCGCTCCTACGATGCCACGGCCTATGTATCCCGATGCCACCGGTTTAACGCAGAACAGCTAAGCAGTGCTAGTACCAGTGAATTAGTCACCCATATGATCACAGTAAGACTATACCGGACTACTTCGTACGCTCATGTGGCACGGAGTTCAATCGGGTCCCAACCATTGATTCTCCGTGCCACTGCTGTACAACCGCCTCAGTTTCTACACACTTCGAGACGATGGCCGACAGTGAGTCTACTGCATCGAAAAAAGACAACGATGGATCAGTGTTGAGTTCGCAACCAGACTTTGCAAACCGATCGTTCATTCTCGGCGGTGCCAGCTGCTCGGCGAGGCCGTCGACGGTGGCTCCTCCGTCGGTCGCGACCGTCTCCGTGACGTCCCACGCCGTCTCGCCCAGATCGTGCAGCGTCGTCAACAGCAGGTGGTCGGCTTTCGCCTCGAGGCGCGGCGTCGGGTCCTCGTAGAGTTCGACCGGTTCGTCTCGAGGGACCGCATCGACGGCCTCCCTCCTCGTCCTCGCTGTCTCTCTCGACGGGATCGGCACCGCAGTCGCTACAGCGGTAGACCTGCGAACTTCGCTCGCAACAGACCGGGCAGAACGTCACACTGACTCACCCCCAAACCCGGAGGAACTGGAAAGGATATACCAGAAAAGCTTGAAATATAATGCTAGTTTAATGTAGCTCCGGAATAGCTGTCCATGGACATTGACTAGAGGAAGATGTCCAAGCTGTCTTTCCGACCAGAGTGAAGTAGTAGACCGAACACTGGCTAATCCGGGTGTCCGGGTGGATTTTCGATGCAGCGCTTGCGACCACGAATGGGCGGTAACCTTCTGAGATCACCCTTTCGAGACACTACGGTTCACGCCGACTCACCCCCCGAGACGACCTCGAGCGCTCGGCAAACGTCGGCACCGCCGGCCTGCGTTGCAGGGTGGGCTATGGGCGTCCGACTCGGAACGTGATACAGCCGACTCGCGCGGCCGGACTCGAGCGGTTTCGACGTGTCGCGAGGCTCGAGAGCAACCCCTTCGCTTCGGGTCGAGTTCTCAGCTTCTGAAAAACCGCGCTCGGAAGCGACGTGCGGGTCATCGGTCCGTCCCGCCTCCGTCTGTGAGCATGGGCGCGGTTCGGTAGCTCCCGGTCCGCCGCAGTCGTCGCGGACAGTTCCGCCAGTTCCCGGTTTCCGAAACGCCGTCGGCCAGCCGAGTACATCGGCTGTTACAGACCGGACAGCGGAACTCCCGCGACGTCCTGGGCTGTGGGCGCGAGCGGATGCACCGCTCGAGTTCGTCGACGTCGATCTCCCCGAGCAGCTGCTCGAGAGTCGCGCAGACCACCTCCGACGGTCAGCCGGACGGCCAGATCCGGGAACGAAAACCGCCCGGCTGCGAAGGGGGGACGTTCACCTGCTGAACGAACTCCCGGATCACAGCGTCGGTTTCACATCTCGATTCTGCCGATTCCGTCGTCGCGGGCGCGACGGTGCGATCTACGGAAAGGTACGAAACCGGTTGTGTACGGGCACGATGGGATTCGAACCGAACCCAGGCGGTCGGCCTCACTTCGTTCGGCCGCTGCGACTGGTAGGCTTCGAATCCCACGCGTTACGCTGTTCGCTCCTCACCTTCGTTCGTCGCAGAATCACGGGCACGATGGGATTCGAACCACCGGAACTGCGCTCGCTTGCGCTCGCTCGTTCCGTCATTCGAACCCATCTCGTCCGATTGCGGTCGCTCACATCCGTGAGCGACACCCAATACGGGCACGATGGGATTCGAACCCACGACCGTCGGATTAGAAGTCCGACGCTCTATCCGGACTGAGCTACGTGCCCTCGAGTACTCACTCGTCGACCGATCGGCATAAGCGATTGGGATTTCCCGCCTCGAGACACAGTCCTTATGCACGCCTCGCGTGTACCCCGGTACAATGCACGTCATCGGAACCGTGGGGCTACCCGGCAGCGGAAAGGGCGAGGCCGCGACGGTCGCACGCGAGGAGGGCATTCCGGTGGTGACGATGGGCGACGTCGTTCGCCAGGAGACCGCCGACCGCGGCCTCGATCCGACGAAGGATCACGGCACCGTCGCCCAGGCGCTCCGCGAGGAGAACGGACCGGCGGCGATCGCCGAGCGCTCGCTGCCGATGATCGACGACCGCCTCGAGGATCACGACGCCGTCCTGGTCGACGGCATCCGTTCCGGCACCGAGGTCGACGTCTTCTGTGAGCG
Above is a genomic segment from Natrononativus amylolyticus containing:
- a CDS encoding tyrosine-type recombinase/integrase, whose amino-acid sequence is MQLGTDDTADGRRVRLTETERDRLLAVYDDEPTKQVALAFVARCGCRVREATDVRPRDVYQGDETGQWFLRMPGEKERQTPMPTALAGMVRVLSQGLEPDDRVLEGTPRTVRRWVGSAAAELAEDDTDDRWLYVGPHDLRRTWGHLALEAEVLPSVLMQWGG
- a CDS encoding TrmB family transcriptional regulator, which encodes MNELSNHQRAVELLQQLGLKEYEAKCFVALSRMPKGTAKEISETSEVPRTRVYDAVRVLETKGLVEIQHSNPQQFRAVPIDEGAETLRQEYESRMETLVEAVKGIDPAPADDDEEVSHEVWALTGHMAIATRTQQLIDGAGEEIVFVVGREEVLTEELFTHLQAAQETGITVVVGAVSERLHDAVQQALPDANVFVSELEWLSSTPTDSTDNTTISRLLLIDRNTILVSSVHEAASEAAETERAVFGRGFTNGLVVIARRLMATGLETGDDPTISEGD
- a CDS encoding Lrp/AsnC family transcriptional regulator, translated to MGRELDEIDKGILYMLQREARNTTAQEISKTIGVSPSTVRNRIDQLESDGVIRGYHPEIDYEAANLPLRVVFVCTAPATRRGELTNEVMNVQGVVDVREMMTGRRNVHIEIVATGTTDISRISDAIHELGLEIESSELMKRRQMQPFNHFQFTELDEGTTDATGE
- a CDS encoding AAA family ATPase codes for the protein MHVIGTVGLPGSGKGEAATVAREEGIPVVTMGDVVRQETADRGLDPTKDHGTVAQALREENGPAAIAERSLPMIDDRLEDHDAVLVDGIRSGTEVDVFCERFGEAFTLVSIEAPFDVRAERIDDRGRDVTAEDGGEGLEARDERERGFGMDDAMDRADAVVENTDSLEAFHDRIRTIIRKRKQAQR